In a single window of the Acidobacteriota bacterium genome:
- a CDS encoding cation transporter, translating to MYKESGEKVFLGGAVVAAVAASLCCILPVVAIAFGLGAFGIASVFESLRPYMLVVVTAALAFSFYRIYFRREECGEGQACSTKPMGRFNQIALWVATVAVVGIAAFPYYSGAIISALDRQQPQVAEPNQMVIAGENKTYNLDTQNSEETAFSESEVQTLKTLVIAVEGMTCEGCASHINIALKRIKGVISAEANYREKNVKVVYNPKLVVVERIKQGIRDAGYNPQ from the coding sequence ATGTACAAAGAATCAGGTGAAAAAGTATTCTTGGGAGGCGCGGTCGTCGCGGCGGTGGCTGCAAGCCTCTGCTGTATTTTGCCGGTTGTGGCGATCGCATTCGGTCTTGGCGCGTTCGGCATCGCGTCGGTTTTTGAGTCGCTTCGGCCATACATGTTGGTTGTGGTTACTGCGGCATTGGCCTTTAGTTTTTACCGAATATATTTTCGCCGCGAAGAGTGCGGTGAAGGCCAGGCTTGCTCAACGAAACCGATGGGCCGTTTCAATCAAATCGCATTGTGGGTCGCAACCGTCGCTGTCGTCGGCATCGCCGCTTTTCCATATTATTCGGGGGCGATCATTTCAGCTTTGGATCGACAACAACCGCAGGTCGCGGAACCAAATCAAATGGTAATCGCCGGCGAGAACAAAACCTACAATCTCGATACTCAAAACAGCGAGGAAACTGCCTTTAGCGAGAGCGAAGTGCAAACCCTAAAGACGTTAGTCATCGCGGTCGAAGGAATGACCTGTGAGGGCTGCGCGTCGCACATCAATATCGCTCTTAAAAGAATCAAAGGCGTGATCTCCGCCGAGGCAAATTACCGCGAGAAGAATGTCAAAGTTGTCTATAACCCGAAGCTGGTCGTAGTCGAACGCATAAAACAGGGAATACGCGACGCAGGTTATAACCCGCAGTAA
- a CDS encoding response regulator transcription factor: MRVLLVEDDIRIAAFVVKGLRENSYAVDIASDGDEATYMASINSYDLFILDINLPKKDGFDVCRELRENGSKQPVLMLTARDAIDDRISGLDIGADDYLTKPFEFRELLARLRALLRRQNEIRSPQIVIADLQIDTMSRTVQRAGKQIELTTKEYSLIEFLAINKGKVVGREEISEHVWDDSFDPFSNLIEVYIKRLRTKLDEGYDVQLIQTRRGSGYILNDD; this comes from the coding sequence ATGAGAGTTCTTCTCGTCGAGGATGACATTCGGATCGCGGCTTTTGTGGTGAAAGGTCTTCGCGAAAATTCGTATGCGGTCGATATTGCATCAGACGGGGACGAAGCGACTTACATGGCTTCAATAAATAGCTACGACCTTTTTATCCTCGACATCAATTTGCCTAAGAAGGATGGTTTCGATGTTTGTCGCGAGCTTCGCGAAAATGGTAGTAAACAACCAGTTCTTATGCTTACTGCTCGCGATGCTATTGACGACAGAATTTCGGGCCTTGATATTGGTGCGGACGATTATCTGACAAAGCCTTTTGAGTTTCGCGAGCTTCTTGCACGGTTGCGCGCGTTGCTGCGGCGACAAAATGAGATACGCTCGCCACAAATTGTTATCGCTGATCTCCAAATCGACACGATGTCCCGAACGGTTCAAAGAGCCGGAAAACAGATCGAGCTAACGACGAAAGAATATTCACTCATCGAGTTTCTGGCGATCAACAAAGGTAAAGTAGTTGGACGCGAAGAAATTTCAGAGCATGTTTGGGACGATTCATTCGATCCGTTTTCCAATCTCATTGAGGTCTATATTAAACGCCTCAGAACCAAACTTGACGAAGGTTATGATGTTCAGCTTATTCAAACCCGTCGCGGCTCAGGTTACATTTTGAACGATGATTAG